A genomic region of Papaver somniferum cultivar HN1 chromosome 7, ASM357369v1, whole genome shotgun sequence contains the following coding sequences:
- the LOC113297766 gene encoding trafficking protein particle complex subunit 13-like: MSSTQGGSHSLAFRVMRLCRPSFQIESPLLVDPIDLLTGEDLFDDPIASSSLSRLFPSSNLTNNKSNESDLSYRHRFQLQNPSDSMGLSGLLVLPQAFGAIYLGETFCSYISINNSSEYEVRDVVIKAEIQTEKQRILLLDTSKSPVETIRAGGRYDFIVEHDVKELGAHTLVCTALYNDGEGERKYLPQFFKFIVANPLSVRTKVRIVKENTYLEACIENHTKSNLYMDQVDFEPTQNWSATILKADEHHSEVDCSTRDIFKQPVLIKAGGGIHNFLYQLKQSSDGPAQIKVEGSNTLGKLQITWRTNLGEPGRLQTQHILGSPFTRKEIELQIVEVPSVTLLEKPFLVRLTLTNHLDRKMGPFEIFLSRRDLQEEKAVMVNGARTLAIQQVEALSSVEFNLNLIATRVGVQKIRGITLVDHGDNRTYDPVPDYEIFVDLD; encoded by the exons ATGAGTTCAACACAGGGGGGATCCCATTCATTAGCATTTAGGGTAATGAGATTATGTAGACCATCATTTCAAATCGAAAGTCCTCTTCTTGTTGACCCAATTGATTTACTTACTGGTGAAGATCTATTTGATGATCCAATTGCTTCTTCTAGTCTATCTCGACTATTCCCTTCATCTAATCTTACCAATAACAAATCAAATGAATCAGATCTCTCTTATCGTCATCGGTTTCAGCTTCAAAATCCTTCCGATTCCATGGGTCTTTCTGGTCTTCTTGTTCTTCCTCAAGCTTTTGG GGCAATTTATCTAGGAGAGACGTTTTGTAGTTATATCAGTATCAATAACAGTTCTGAATATGAAGTCCGAGATGTTGTTATTAAG GCTGAAATACAAACAGAAAAGCAGCGAATACTGCTTTTAGATACTTCAAAATCACCTGTAGAGACAATACGAGCAGGGGGTCGATATGATTTCATTGTGGAACATGATGTCAAGGAACTTGGTGCACACAC GTTGGTATGCACTGCTCTGTATAATGATGGTGAAGGCGAGCGCAAGTATCTACCTCAGTTTTTTAAGTTTATTGTTGCTAACCCACTTTCAGTACGAACAAAG GTTCGCATTGTCAAG GAAAACACGTATTTGGAAGCTTGCATTGAAAACCATACGAAGTCAAACCTTTACATGGACCAAGTTGATTTTGAGCCTACTCAGAATTGGAGTGCAACAATACTGAAAGCTGATGAGCATCATTCAGAAGTGGATTGTAGCACAAG AGATATTTTTAAGCAACCTGTTCTCATCAAAGCTGGGGGAGGAATTCACAATTTTCTCTATCAGCTTAAGCAGTCCTCAGATGGGCCTGCACAAATTAAAGTTGAAGGTAGCAATACCCTTGGTAAGCTTCAGATAACATGGCGTACGAATTTGGGTGAACCTGGCCGTCTGCAAACACAACATATTCTTGGAAGT CCCTTCACACGTAAAGAGATTGAATTGCAGATTGTGGAGGTTCCTTCTGTCACCCTCTTGGAAAAACCGTTTCTG GTAAGGTTAACCCTCACAAATCATTTGGATAGGAAAATGGGCCCCTTCGAAATTTTCTTATCGCGACGGGATCTTCAAGAGGAGAAAGCTGTTATGGTTAATGGTGCGCGGACTCTG GCAATACAGCAGGTGGAAGCATTGAGCTCCGTGGAATTCAACCTG AATCTAATTGCTACTAGAGTTGGGGTTCAAAAAATCAGAGGAATTACATTAGTAGACCATGGTGATAACAGAACGTATGATCCTGTTCCAGACTATGAG ATATTTGTGGATTTAGATTGA